AACTCGTATCTGAAATCCTCCGTGGGGTTCCCGCCCCTCCACAGGGTCGTCATGCAGATTTTCGAAGCTCGTCCCCCCGGCTTTTTCGTGGAGGCTGGAGCACTCGATGGGGAATGGCTTTCCAACACCTTGTACCTGGAGAAGGACAAGGGGTGGCAGGGCCTTCTAGTGGAGCCCGACAGGAAGATGTTCGCTCACCTCCTTCAGAAGAATCGGAGGGCTTGGTCAGCGAATTGCTGTCTATCCGTCAAAGATTATCCTGTAaaggtatttcttttatttgttgcttGTTTTTATCTGCTCACTGATAACAAACTGGTAACActttatttgaattaaaatttcactatatatatatatatatatatatatatatatatatatatatatatatatatatatatatatatatatatatatatacatttatatatatatatatacattacatacatttatatatatatatacatacacacacaaacaaacacacacacacacacatatatatatatatatatatatatatatatatatatatatatatatatatatatatatatatatatataaaggaacagCCCACAATAATGTCACTTGAAAACGTATGTTAAAAAGTGTTTTCCCTTGACACTGTCAGTTTCATCAATTTATGCAATGTAACGGCAGATACTGACGGTATAAAAATGAAATCCATTGTATTTGCTtacatattatacattttatcacTTATGTTTGGTAACTACTTTGATAATAGATGACTGGAGACAGCAGAAACAGCATGAGTTACACACAATTTGAAAAAGAACGATCAGAACTTTATGCCGTCTCTGTTGGTAAACTAGTGGCCTCTTTCTTTATGGATCAAACCACAACTTCGAAAGTGACACAACTTCGAAAgtgattatattttttgtgttaatatGTACAAAGAGTAAGAATGGAAGTCGACAAGCGGTATACTGTatggatgaaaaattaaatgacacttAGACACACTGATACAGGAATTTGCAATTTACTATCACCTCGTTAAGTCAGTCACGCAGAAGGCTCAGAATGCTAAAGTGAATGtatgaacttttttcttttaaaccatAATCATAAAGCAAGTAGCCAGTGATTGAAAACccaagaaaagaacaaaaagaccAGTCTGGTTGAGTAAGTAAGGgtatgttaggagagagagaaagagcgagaacAATATTAcgtaatgctgagagagagagagagagagagagagagagagagattacgtaaaATGATAGATGCAAAGCAACAGTGTAACGATTCTCAGTAAGTACAGATGACGAATATTAAGTAAATCTAGTAccaaaataaacaagttaatatAACTCCCTTTATACacgcaatatatacatacatacacacgtacatatataaatatatatatatatatatatatatatatatacatatacacatataagagtatataaataaatacacaccttatatatgaaatatataattatgtatgtacgtacacacatgcacatccctttgcacacacacacacacgcacacacacacacacacacacacacacacacatatatatatatatatatatatatatatatatatatatatatatatatatatatatatatatatatatatatatatatatatatatataatcatatggataaatgtctttctgtctgtctctccgtgTCAACAGGAAGCCCTCGTTAGCATTTCGAACCCGAAAGGTTCCGGCGACGACGTGGGATACCGCGCCATGAATACCCTCCTTTCATCAGGATACCCATCCGCCCTAAGCGGGTACGCACGTGTGACCTTTGACCAAGTGCAGTGCGTGCCCCTGAAGAGTCTGCTGAAAGCCCTCGATGTCGATCATGTCGACTTTGTATCGCTGGATGTCGAAGGTAGCAAAATACTGCTACGACCTCTGCTATTGTTAATGAttactgttttcagttttgttgttattgtcgatttttctttttatttgtcatcaaaggacttattaatgaaaatgctATTTCTGTATGCGTAAATATGAGATTTGTTAATGAATATGCTTGTTAATACCAAAAATTATAATATGAGTTTACTTTGTTTCAGCTTAAGGTCAAATACAAACACGTAGGCAGACACAATggggacaataaaaaaaaaaatttaaaatgaatagtACACTCAaatcttttttgtcatttttcagctTTACGACATATACAATAGTGACAGTAGAAAAATACAGCtggataaaacaaaataatgatcgGCGTCCCTCAAACAAGGCTGCtgataagaaataattataaCAGCAATGATAATAGAAAGTACGAATCAATTTGTTTAATTGGCAggcaaataatttttgttttttctcaagaTTCCTACGTGTTCAATAATAGTTATGATTGTGGtggtgattataataataataataataataataataataataataataataataataataatgatgatgatgatgatgatgacgatgataataataataataataataataataataataataataataatgagagagagagagagagagagagagagagagagagagagagagagagagagagagagagagagcttggcaaTGACACCTGTCTAGTACTGAGCATGTCCAGGTAACTAACTATATAACACAAATCTAATTTAGTTTGTAACGTATTATATGCCACTGCTAATGAATCCTTTACCAAGACAATCGTAAGCACAGGTTTTCTATTTACTAAATCTTATGAATTCTAGACTCACAATTCGGAAGTAAAATTCCGAAAATACTGACTATACCTTATATCATTGTTTTGATGACTTTTGCAACATTTCAGGAGCAGAGGAAGGTATCCTACGATCCTTTTTCGAAAACAACAAGGATATCACAGTGGATGTGTGGCTGGTGGAGCATCGTCATCCAGTAACGGGTGGAAAGGACGACAACTTCATAAGAaggtaacatcatcatcatcatcatcatcatcatcatcataataataataataataataataataataataataataataataacaaattttattcATCTTAAGGCCATACagtatacatggaatatacaaagtagagacaataacacatacatttaaccagaccactgagctgattaacaggtctcctagaaacatgataaaaaatggtCATCGGCAATATCTACACATTTGCTGcctttaatttgaaaaaaaggtttaattaattactttttatatttatttctttattccttttttcctaCTCCTTAATTGGGAGCTAATTCTATCCCATTCTACTTCTAAAAAAATATAGCGGGTGTTTCTTTAGTATTAAAGGATGTTGGTAACATATCAGTGTCGATTTTTGAACCTTGAAAAAAAGCCACAAACTGGAGAGCAAAATTGTTCCGAAGCACATTCAGTTTCGGAGCGCCATGCTCCCACCTCGGTGTGGAACTTGAAGACTCGTAGTTGATAGTtgggttttaatgtctccacagtggggagggggggagtatgacgctccgaaactgtttgtgcttctgaatatatttgttctccatttgtgcgtttttttttcaagtctcaaAAGTCGACACTGATCAGTTAACATCCCTTTATACTTCAGAAACACCTGCAATTTTCTTAAAGCAGAACGGGATCGACTCGACTTTTGGTTAAGGAGtagcagaaaaaaatagataaataaatgggtAAATATATAAGAAGTTAGAACGAGCAGTGAGTATCCACTGAGACCTAGGTTTTGGCGGAGAATGGACAAAGTGAATTTAGTGGACTGGAACACGAATGAGATTGTATTCGAGAGCGAGGAAAAGAGGAACGGGATAGATGATAATCACTggtaaaaacaaattcatttgtATGGGATAATAGCTAGCAAtaggaaatgaaagaggagaaaaggaattaaaataaagagaaggaaataaatataggTCACATTAGTACATTAGAGAATGAAAGTGATGGCTATAAAGACTCATCTTAAGAGTAGATgactaacaatacttttaattATGGAATATGAGGCCGTTGTTTACCTAGTCACATGGCTTATTATTCACGTATTGTCGTCAGGGAGACACTATTTTCTGTATCAAGCGCTATGAAGTGGCTTAAAACGATAAACATCAATTTTAACCAAGTAACTCACATGATTGATTGTTACCAGCAtcaaactacagagagagagagagagagagagagagagagagagagagagagagagagagagagagagagagagagagagagagagagagagagtttttatgagctttgaaggaaggaagaatactatttataagaaataatttttggacAATGCCAACCCATCGCTAAAGTCAGTCTTTTCTTTGCAGGTTCAACCAAAAAGGGTACACCTTACACACCATCATACAAGACAGCGTCCCTTATAATTACGTCTTCATACGCAATCATTCCGAGGTTTATCGCAGCGTATTTAAGAATCATCGATTCCCGGATGTCTAGGAGAGATATTATGACTAAGATTGAATGGAGATCTAAAACGTCCAAAAGCGATATGGAACAGgttttaacaaataaaagaaattaagtggAGTCATTAACTGATAACTGCCATAACTTATAGTACTGGAATCTAAAAGCAATCTGTCCTTTGACACTGATGTGTTTGTGAAATGAAGCTTTTCTCATAATTGCATCTGTGTAAATGCATGATATGGaataggaatataagatttaggccagaggcatagcactggaacccatgaggtcattcatcactgaaaataatgcagaaacacttgttaggagaggattgaaAGAAACATagcataaagagaatatgaatggaggcatagtaaaaggaatgaacggggttgcaggtaggggccgaagggacgctgcaaagagccttaagtaatgcctagactgcaccgcgtgaggtgcactggcggcactaaccgcCCACCCCCCACTCACTGGAgtaaatgcaataataaaatcGCTTCTTCCTTTAATGGATGCCTAGGCATTTTCTAGCTAATGAAGGAACATCTAGCGTAATCACAATTATCACATTCCCGCAAAAATGAAAAGGGTTCCCACCCTCAATTATCTTAATGCATTccttccttttcactttttttttcggCGAATCCTTCTCTAAAGGAAAGACAACGAATACGATGTTTACATCTGGCGAACTTCCGGAAACAAAGGTATTGGTTTTTAAAGAACAAGAAGCGCAGACGTGAGTAAGTCTTGCAGATGTGGCGGACGAGTTATTATTCGTCGTGCATGTTTTGTTTCATCTTGGATAAACAAGAAGACAGATTCTGGGTAACCATCCCTCCGCTGAGAATCCGATATAGAGATATAGCTTGTCTGTATGATAAATTGCTTgcttgttttgaaataaaaaaatatcattaaagaagaattattttctttttgcagatttgtttattaaaaaatacgaggctgatttaaattttttccattagAAATGGTTAAACTTACCCTAGTATTATAAGTCATGATGTTgttgaataaatgtatatgtatatgtacacatacgtgtgtgtatatatatatatatatatatatatatatatatatatatatatatatatatatatacttatatatatatatatactgtattttttatatatatatatgtatttttttgtgtgttatatatatatatatatatatatatatatatatatatatgatatacaaacacacacaaatatatatatatatatatatatattatacatattatatatattatacatatatatatatatatatatatatatatatatattatatatatatatatatatatattatatatatatatatatataagacgacTTTCAAAGTATCCACGACTTTTAACAGCAAAGCTAAAATGTAATATGAACCCGGCACCCCCTATGCCACGGTGCCCCTTACATTTTCATAACGATTTTCGAGGACACATTCACAAACTGTGACGGCCTCTCACCAAACCCTAAATCCGGGCTCATAAGGCAGCTAGGTGTGGTAGAAGAGAGCTGAGAGGCTTTCCTGAAGAACCCTCCAGCCACAACAATCTGCTACTCCACAGCCACTAATTAGGCCTTTATAACGGCTCTCCTACGAGGGTAGGTAGGCACTTGAAGTTCATGAAGGCTGATGTAGAATTTCCCCCAAAGGGACAATTTCTCGGAGGGTGAATCTGAAGTCAGCTTGAGGAGGAAAGAACGCTGCCCATTAACAATGGATAGGTGAGGTATCATCATTAGTGACGACGATTATAGTGTTTCAGCATGCAATCAAGGTTTTACAGAGGAAAAATTAAGGGGATTTTCACTCTGACTTAGTTTTTAGCTAAATATGACTAGTTTAGCTTCCATAGCGTTGTCATACCATTTCAATCAAGTTTATAGAACTATTCTATCAGGTGAATGGATAGTATTGTACTTAACATGAGCACAAACTCCATGAAAGGTTATagtaaaatcagcaataataataataataataataataataataataataataataataataataataatagtaataataataataataataataatataataataataatgttcggAAGCATAGCAGCGAtccttatatatatcataaatataataataataataataataataataataataataataataataataataataat
This genomic stretch from Macrobrachium rosenbergii isolate ZJJX-2024 chromosome 6, ASM4041242v1, whole genome shotgun sequence harbors:
- the LOC136839681 gene encoding uncharacterized protein; this encodes MDIFTFKSRSLLVPPSTKPYNLKILETSKPSNVNYNSYLKSSVGFPPLHRVVMQIFEARPPGFFVEAGALDGEWLSNTLYLEKDKGWQGLLVEPDRKMFAHLLQKNRRAWSANCCLSVKDYPVKEALVSISNPKGSGDDVGYRAMNTLLSSGYPSALSGYARVTFDQVQCVPLKSLLKALDVDHVDFVSLDVEGSKILLRPLLLLMITVFSFVVIVDFSFYLSSKDLLMKMLFLYA